A window of the Cicer arietinum cultivar CDC Frontier isolate Library 1 chromosome 6, Cicar.CDCFrontier_v2.0, whole genome shotgun sequence genome harbors these coding sequences:
- the LOC101499808 gene encoding glucan endo-1,3-beta-glucosidase-like — protein MASFFNMGVFLLLLVLIGLETSKTAAQSIGVCYGIVANNLPPAAEVIELFKTNGIAKMRIYNPDQATLEALRRSNIELVIGVPNEDMQSISNDVSSATSWVQNNIINYSNDVIFRYIVVGNEINPNDPTSQFVLPAMQNIYAALATANLQNQIKISTAIQVGLLGSSYPPSQGEFSPDAIPYLTPIVNFLVTNGAPLLANVYPYFAYIGNEADIPLEYALFTQQGTTDIGYQNLFDAMLDALYAAALKIGASNLQIVVSESGWPSAGGEGATTENAAAYYTNLINHVNSGNGTPMRPGQPIETYLFAMFDENLKPGAASEQYFGLFTPDKSQKYNIASIHNN, from the exons ATggcttccttttttaatatgGGTGTCTTTTTGTTGCTTCTCGTGCTTATTGGGTTGGAGACTTCTAAAACAG CTGCACAATCAATAGGAGTTTGTTATGGGATAGTGGCAAACAACTTGCCTCCTGCTGCGGAAGTAATAGAACTTTTCAAAACTAATGGCATTGCAAAAATGAGAATATATAATCCAGATCAAGCAACCTTGGAGGCCCTTAGAAGGTCCAACATAGAACTTGTCATTGGGGTCCCTAATGAAGACATGCAATCAATTTCCAATGATGTTTCATCAGCAACTAGTTGGGTacaaaacaatataataaattactcTAATGATGTCATATTTAGGTACATTGTTGTTGGAAATGAAATAAATCCTAATGATCCAACATCACAATTTGTTCTTCCTGCAATGCAAAATATTTATGCAGCACTTGCAACTGCCAActtacaaaatcaaattaagatTTCAACCGCTATACAAGTAGGCTTGTTGGGAAGTTCCTACCCTCCATCACAAGGAGAATTTAGTCCTGATGCAATTCCATATTTAACTCCAATAGTTAACTTCTTAGTGACCAATGGAGCACCACTTCTTGCTAACGTGTATCCATACTTTGCTTATATTGGTAATGAAGCGGACATTCCTCTTGAATATGCTCTTTTTACTCAACAAGGAACCACTGATATTGGGTACCAAAACCTATTTGATGCAATGTTAGATGCATTATATGCTGCTGCTTTGAAAATTGGGGCATCCAATTTACAAATAGTTGTGTCTGAGAGTGGATGGCCATCTGCAGGTGGAGAAGGGGCCACAACTGAAAATGCTGCTGCATATTATACGAATTTGATTAATCATGTCAATAGTGGGAATGGAACTCCTATGAGGCCTGGTCAACCTATTGAGACTTATTTGTTTGCTATGTTTGATGAAAATCTGAAGCCTGGTGCAGCAAGTGAGCAATATTTTGGTCTCTTCACCCCTGacaaatcacaaaaatataatatagcTTCAATACATAATAACTGA
- the LOC101499507 gene encoding glucan endo-1,3-beta-glucosidase-like has translation MYEIYKNKDVAQSLGVCYGIVANNLPPVVEVIDLFKTNGIARMRIYNPNQATLEALRGSNIELAIGVSNEDIQSIANDISSATSWVQINIINYANDVIFRYIIVGNEISHNDPTSQFVLRAMQNIYGALGNLQNQIKISTAIQLSLLGSSYPPSQGEFSPDAISYITPIVNFLATNGAPLLANVYPYFAYISDQKDISLEYATFTQQGYTDIGYQNLFDAMLDALYVAVLKTGASNLQIVVSESGWPSAGGEGAITENDDAYYTNLINHVNSGIETPMRPNQSIETYLFAMFDENMKSGAASEQYFGLFTPDKSQKYNIASIN, from the exons atgtatgaaatttataaaaataaagatg TTGCACAATCATTAGGAGTTTGTTATGGGATAGTGGCAAACAACTTGCCTCCTGTTGTGGAAGTAATAGATCTTTTCAAAACAAATGGCATTGCAAGAATGAGAATATATAATCCAAATCAAGCAACCTTGGAAGCCCTTAGAGGGTCCAACATAGAACTTGCCATTGGGGTCTCTAATGAAGACATCCAATCAATTGCCAATGATATTTCATCAGCAACTAGTTGGGTccaaatcaatataataaaCTATGCTAATGATGTCATATTTAGGTACATTATTGTTGGAAATGAAATAAGTCATAATGACCCAACATCACAATTTGTTCTTCGTGCAATGCAAAACATTTATGGAGCACTTGGCAActtacaaaatcaaattaagatTTCAACTGCTATACAATTAAGCCTGTTGGGAAGTTCCTACCCTCCGTCACAAGGAGAATTTAGTCCTGATGCAATTTCATATATAACTCCAATTGTGAACTTCTTAGCGACCAATGGAGCACCACTTCTTGCTAATGTGTATCCATACTTTGCTTATATTAGTGATCAAAAGGACATTTCTCTTGAATATGCTACTTTTACTCAACAAGGATACACTGATATTGGGTACCAAAACCTATTTGATGCAATGTTAGATGCATTATATGTTGCTGTTTTGAAAACCGGGGCATCCAATTTGCAAATAGTTGTGTCTGAGAGTGGATGGCCATCTGCAGGTGGAGAAGGGGCCATAACTGAAAATGATGATGCATATTATACTAATTTGATTAATCACGTCAATAGTGGGATTGAAACTCCTATGAGGCCCAATCAATCTATTGAAACTTATTTGTTTGCTATgtttgatgaaaatatgaaGTCTGGTGCAGcaagtgaacaatattttggtcTCTTCACTCCTGataaatcacaaaaatataatatagcttcaattaattaa
- the LOC101508688 gene encoding uncharacterized protein isoform X1, which yields MAEQGAEECSSNFDCLQSQASTNGCDVNENRENHKENIVEDNTNDKSNNGSKKTNDKITLQQNDKVCKELGLRNEMECIVTAMSAMEPIIVKADEQQAYSIEFRNWCLNLKTHLYEAEDMLDNLHALRNLVISQPQDGEVVGDLLRGLDHNQALSCFGTQHGELHKGTRPREWYFVESDVLFWICFWLYGVYVLEKV from the exons ATGGCAGAACAAGGAGCAGAAGAGTGCTCTTCAAATTTTGATTGCCTTCAAAGCCAGGCTAGTACTAACG GTTGTGATGTAAATGAGAATCGTGAAAATCACAAAGAAAACATCGTAGAGGACAACACTAATGATAAATCAAACAATGGCTCCAAGAAAACCAATGATAAAATCACATTACAACAAAATGACAAg GTTTGCAAGGAACTTGGCCTTCGAAACGAGATGGAATGTATTGTAACTGCCATGTCTGCTATGGAACCAATCATTGTGAAGGCTGATGAACAACAAGCTTACTCCATTGAGTTTCGGAATTGGTGTCTCAATCTCAAAACTCACTTGTATGAGGCTGAAGATATGTTGGACAATCTCCACGCTCTTCGCAACCTTGTTATTTCACAACCACAG GATGGGGAAGTTGTTGGCGACTTGCTTCGGGGGCTAGATCATAATCAAGCTCTGTCATGTTTCGGTACTCAACATGGTGAGTTACATAAAGGAACGAGGCCACGCGAGTGGTATTTTGTTGAAAGTGATGTgttgttttggatttgtttttggTTATATGGTGTTTATGTACTAGAAAAAGTTTAA
- the LOC101508688 gene encoding uncharacterized protein isoform X2, whose translation MAEQGAEECSSNFDCLQSQASTNGCDVNENRENHKENIVEDNTNDKSNNGSKKTNDKITLQQNDKVCKELGLRNEMECIVTAMSAMEPIIVKADEQQAYSIEFRNWCLNLKTHLYEAEDMLDNLHALRNLVISQPQDGEVVGDLLRGLDHNQALSCFGTQHGVLT comes from the exons ATGGCAGAACAAGGAGCAGAAGAGTGCTCTTCAAATTTTGATTGCCTTCAAAGCCAGGCTAGTACTAACG GTTGTGATGTAAATGAGAATCGTGAAAATCACAAAGAAAACATCGTAGAGGACAACACTAATGATAAATCAAACAATGGCTCCAAGAAAACCAATGATAAAATCACATTACAACAAAATGACAAg GTTTGCAAGGAACTTGGCCTTCGAAACGAGATGGAATGTATTGTAACTGCCATGTCTGCTATGGAACCAATCATTGTGAAGGCTGATGAACAACAAGCTTACTCCATTGAGTTTCGGAATTGGTGTCTCAATCTCAAAACTCACTTGTATGAGGCTGAAGATATGTTGGACAATCTCCACGCTCTTCGCAACCTTGTTATTTCACAACCACAG GATGGGGAAGTTGTTGGCGACTTGCTTCGGGGGCTAGATCATAATCAAGCTCTGTCATGTTTCGGTACTCAACATG GGGTATTGACTTAG